One segment of Ahaetulla prasina isolate Xishuangbanna chromosome 9, ASM2864084v1, whole genome shotgun sequence DNA contains the following:
- the DPAGT1 gene encoding UDP-N-acetylglucosamine--dolichyl-phosphate N-acetylglucosaminephosphotransferase isoform X1 produces MWKLPVVPLLINLGGSVLGCWATLRLIPAFREHFLAARLCGADLNKPSRQPVPESQGVISGAVFLILLFCFIPVPFLSCFAGERCQAFPHHELVALVGALLAICCMIFLGFADDVLNLRWRHKLLLPTAASLPLLMVYFTNFGNTTIVVPKPFRVLLGVYMDLGIFYYVYMGMLAVFCTNAINILAGINGLEAGQSLVIAASIIAFNIAELTGDCKDDHVFSLYFMIPFFFTTLGLLYHNWYPSRVFVGDTFCYFAGMTFAVVGILGHFSKTMLLFFIPQVANFLYSLPQLFHIIPCPRHRLPRFNTDTGKLEMSYSRFKSKNLSPWGAYTLKVAEKLCLVNVRQGTDKDGEFTECNNMTLINFVLKLIGPTPEQNLTVLLLLIQPECCPAQVGSHCLRREDQTSQRVQLSASSRRSLEATFSPLVISGCPWASCILGRESNGVNACSNG; encoded by the exons ATGTGGAAGCTGCCGGTGGTGCCGCTGCTGATCAACCTGGGCGGCTCGGTGCTGGGCTGCTGGGCCACGCTGCGCCTGATCCCCGCCTTCCGCGAGCACTTCCTGGCGGCGCGGCTGTGCGGGGCCGACCTGAACAAGCCCTCCAGGCAGCCCGT CCCCGAGTCGCAGGGCGTGATCAGCGGCGCCGTCTTCCTGATCCTCCTCTTCTGCTTCATCCCGGTGCCCTTCCTGAGCTGCTTCGCCGGGGAGCGCTGCCAGGCCTTCCCGCACCACGAG CTGGTGGCGCTGGTGGGCGCCCTGCTGGCCATCTGCTGCATGATCTTCCTGGGCTTCGCCGACGACGTGCTCAACCTGCGTTGGCGGCACAAGCTGCTTCTGCCCACGGCCGCCTCCCTGCCCCTGCTGATGGTCTACTTCACCAACTTCGGCAACACCACCATCGTGGTGCCCAAGCCTTTCCGGGTGCTGCTGGGCGTCTACATGGACCTGG GGATATTCTACTACGTGTACATGGGCATGCTAGCTGTCTTCTGCACCAACGCAATCAACATTCTGGCTGGGATTAACGGTCTGGAAGCCGGGCAGTCTCTGGTGATTGCTGCCTCCATCATTGCTTTCAATATTGCAGAGCTAACGG GGGATTGCAAGGATGACCACGTCTTCTCCCTCTACTTCatgattccctttttctttaccacACTGGGACTGCTCTACCACAACTG GTACCCCTCCCGTGTGTTTGTGGGAGACACCTTCTGCTACTTCGCTGGCATGACCTTTGCCGTGGTGGGCATCCTTGGGCACTTCAGCAAGACAAtgcttctcttcttcatcccACAAGTGGCAAACTTCCTCTACTCGCTGCCTCAGCTTTTCCACATCATCCCATGCCCCCGCCATCGGTTACCCAG ATTCAACACAGACACAGGGAAGCTAGAGATGAGCTACTCGAGATTCAAGTCAAAGAACCTCTCTCCTTGGGGAGCATATACCCTCAAG GTAGCTGAGAAACTCTGCCTGGTGAATGTGCGTCAGGGAACAGACAAAGATGGAGAATTTACAGAATGCAATAACATGACCCTTATTAACTTTGTGCTGAAGCTGATAGGACCAACTCCTGAACAAAACTTGACAGTTCTGCTGCTGCTAATCCAG CCTGAATGCTGTCCTGCCCAGGTGGGAAGCCACTGTCTCCGTCGGGAAGATCAGACCAGCCAAAGGGTCCAACTGTCAGCCTCTTCTAGACGCAGCTTGGAAGCAACATTTTCCCCTCTGGTGATCTCAGGCTGCCCATGGGCCTCTTGCATCCTTGGGAGGGAATCCAACGGAGTCAACGCCTGTAGCAACGGGTGA
- the DPAGT1 gene encoding UDP-N-acetylglucosamine--dolichyl-phosphate N-acetylglucosaminephosphotransferase isoform X3, with protein MWKLPVVPLLINLGGSVLGCWATLRLIPAFREHFLAARLCGADLNKPSRQPVPESQGVISGAVFLILLFCFIPVPFLSCFAGERCQAFPHHELVALVGALLAICCMIFLGFADDVLNLRWRHKLLLPTAASLPLLMVYFTNFGNTTIVVPKPFRVLLGVYMDLGDCKDDHVFSLYFMIPFFFTTLGLLYHNWYPSRVFVGDTFCYFAGMTFAVVGILGHFSKTMLLFFIPQVANFLYSLPQLFHIIPCPRHRLPRFNTDTGKLEMSYSRFKSKNLSPWGAYTLKVAEKLCLVNVRQGTDKDGEFTECNNMTLINFVLKLIGPTPEQNLTVLLLLIQPECCPAQVGSHCLRREDQTSQRVQLSASSRRSLEATFSPLVISGCPWASCILGRESNGVNACSNG; from the exons ATGTGGAAGCTGCCGGTGGTGCCGCTGCTGATCAACCTGGGCGGCTCGGTGCTGGGCTGCTGGGCCACGCTGCGCCTGATCCCCGCCTTCCGCGAGCACTTCCTGGCGGCGCGGCTGTGCGGGGCCGACCTGAACAAGCCCTCCAGGCAGCCCGT CCCCGAGTCGCAGGGCGTGATCAGCGGCGCCGTCTTCCTGATCCTCCTCTTCTGCTTCATCCCGGTGCCCTTCCTGAGCTGCTTCGCCGGGGAGCGCTGCCAGGCCTTCCCGCACCACGAG CTGGTGGCGCTGGTGGGCGCCCTGCTGGCCATCTGCTGCATGATCTTCCTGGGCTTCGCCGACGACGTGCTCAACCTGCGTTGGCGGCACAAGCTGCTTCTGCCCACGGCCGCCTCCCTGCCCCTGCTGATGGTCTACTTCACCAACTTCGGCAACACCACCATCGTGGTGCCCAAGCCTTTCCGGGTGCTGCTGGGCGTCTACATGGACCTGG GGGATTGCAAGGATGACCACGTCTTCTCCCTCTACTTCatgattccctttttctttaccacACTGGGACTGCTCTACCACAACTG GTACCCCTCCCGTGTGTTTGTGGGAGACACCTTCTGCTACTTCGCTGGCATGACCTTTGCCGTGGTGGGCATCCTTGGGCACTTCAGCAAGACAAtgcttctcttcttcatcccACAAGTGGCAAACTTCCTCTACTCGCTGCCTCAGCTTTTCCACATCATCCCATGCCCCCGCCATCGGTTACCCAG ATTCAACACAGACACAGGGAAGCTAGAGATGAGCTACTCGAGATTCAAGTCAAAGAACCTCTCTCCTTGGGGAGCATATACCCTCAAG GTAGCTGAGAAACTCTGCCTGGTGAATGTGCGTCAGGGAACAGACAAAGATGGAGAATTTACAGAATGCAATAACATGACCCTTATTAACTTTGTGCTGAAGCTGATAGGACCAACTCCTGAACAAAACTTGACAGTTCTGCTGCTGCTAATCCAG CCTGAATGCTGTCCTGCCCAGGTGGGAAGCCACTGTCTCCGTCGGGAAGATCAGACCAGCCAAAGGGTCCAACTGTCAGCCTCTTCTAGACGCAGCTTGGAAGCAACATTTTCCCCTCTGGTGATCTCAGGCTGCCCATGGGCCTCTTGCATCCTTGGGAGGGAATCCAACGGAGTCAACGCCTGTAGCAACGGGTGA
- the DPAGT1 gene encoding UDP-N-acetylglucosamine--dolichyl-phosphate N-acetylglucosaminephosphotransferase isoform X2: protein MWKLPVVPLLINLGGSVLGCWATLRLIPAFREHFLAARLCGADLNKPSRQPVPESQGVISGAVFLILLFCFIPVPFLSCFAGERCQAFPHHELVALVGALLAICCMIFLGFADDVLNLRWRHKLLLPTAASLPLLMVYFTNFGNTTIVVPKPFRVLLGVYMDLGIFYYVYMGMLAVFCTNAINILAGINGLEAGQSLVIAASIIAFNIAELTGDCKDDHVFSLYFMIPFFFTTLGLLYHNWYPSRVFVGDTFCYFAGMTFAVVGILGHFSKTMLLFFIPQVANFLYSLPQLFHIIPCPRHRLPRFNTDTGKLEMSYSRFKSKNLSPWGAYTLKVAEKLCLVNVRQGTDKDGEFTECNNMTLINFVLKLIGPTPEQNLTVLLLLIQVAGSLVAFGIRYQLVRLFYDV, encoded by the exons ATGTGGAAGCTGCCGGTGGTGCCGCTGCTGATCAACCTGGGCGGCTCGGTGCTGGGCTGCTGGGCCACGCTGCGCCTGATCCCCGCCTTCCGCGAGCACTTCCTGGCGGCGCGGCTGTGCGGGGCCGACCTGAACAAGCCCTCCAGGCAGCCCGT CCCCGAGTCGCAGGGCGTGATCAGCGGCGCCGTCTTCCTGATCCTCCTCTTCTGCTTCATCCCGGTGCCCTTCCTGAGCTGCTTCGCCGGGGAGCGCTGCCAGGCCTTCCCGCACCACGAG CTGGTGGCGCTGGTGGGCGCCCTGCTGGCCATCTGCTGCATGATCTTCCTGGGCTTCGCCGACGACGTGCTCAACCTGCGTTGGCGGCACAAGCTGCTTCTGCCCACGGCCGCCTCCCTGCCCCTGCTGATGGTCTACTTCACCAACTTCGGCAACACCACCATCGTGGTGCCCAAGCCTTTCCGGGTGCTGCTGGGCGTCTACATGGACCTGG GGATATTCTACTACGTGTACATGGGCATGCTAGCTGTCTTCTGCACCAACGCAATCAACATTCTGGCTGGGATTAACGGTCTGGAAGCCGGGCAGTCTCTGGTGATTGCTGCCTCCATCATTGCTTTCAATATTGCAGAGCTAACGG GGGATTGCAAGGATGACCACGTCTTCTCCCTCTACTTCatgattccctttttctttaccacACTGGGACTGCTCTACCACAACTG GTACCCCTCCCGTGTGTTTGTGGGAGACACCTTCTGCTACTTCGCTGGCATGACCTTTGCCGTGGTGGGCATCCTTGGGCACTTCAGCAAGACAAtgcttctcttcttcatcccACAAGTGGCAAACTTCCTCTACTCGCTGCCTCAGCTTTTCCACATCATCCCATGCCCCCGCCATCGGTTACCCAG ATTCAACACAGACACAGGGAAGCTAGAGATGAGCTACTCGAGATTCAAGTCAAAGAACCTCTCTCCTTGGGGAGCATATACCCTCAAG GTAGCTGAGAAACTCTGCCTGGTGAATGTGCGTCAGGGAACAGACAAAGATGGAGAATTTACAGAATGCAATAACATGACCCTTATTAACTTTGTGCTGAAGCTGATAGGACCAACTCCTGAACAAAACTTGACAGTTCTGCTGCTGCTAATCCAG GTTGCTGGTAGCTTGGTAGCTTTTGGTATCCGGTACCAGCTTGTGCGGCTGTTTTATGACGTCTGA
- the C2CD2L gene encoding phospholipid transfer protein C2CD2L, protein MEAAAAAAPGLGWAALVLLFAASLLTVSAWLLQLGRSLWRCRGRAAEAPPTRAAPAGLWATVLRLGSGREGAGNCPAAGARGLLASLFAFRAFRENWQQAWLRALNDQARQHGSSVQITFEESPRQLPAVTINHVAYTDQSDRRMVLHCLLSTDMLQFPVLVAQQSPAAVSMDTYCVSLVVQQAQLEIRLEEVEGEGLLISWAFKDRPDLKLSIPPRLQPHRENDGKADLSIIKNLIEDSIISTQPAMMVNLKACITNANTETSSRPSPGSRSSSAPALMPKLLLQHLRALHLGSQESQGNGLLCCEVELDSPRQQKRTAPVPAGPAPEVEWPGKLLLELGPQSKELVLRVLEGSPSGEDVLLGFVAVPVDPSSKEPQGQQLYLLSPGPDQVLPPAAAIAMELLHQDMPELQAASSLRTSITPTKKIEMGRTIMPDGTIVTTVTTIQSRPKLDCKLDSPSRSPSKVEVTEKVTTMLPENGCPSRASPCSSRSSCVSNGLDPVAETAIRQLTDLTNKPAKKTPTKRSTLIISGVSKVPITQDEMALSLGYAVSLGNSLQEDSIMTGLSEYAPPSICDTTQQLENSYSPQMASQDLDETTHSDISERPSVDDVESETGSTGALETRSLKDHKVGFLRSGTKLIFRRKNKQKEAGLSQSHDDLPNASTASAPRKKSGSFSRRLIKRFSFKGRAKSKSNGSTSPSVEKP, encoded by the exons AtggaagcggcggcggcggcggcgccgggCCTGGGCTGGGCGGCGCTGGTGCTGCTCTTCGCCGCCTCCCTGCTCACCGTATCAGCCTGGCTGCTGCAGCTCGGCCGGAGTCTATGGCGCTGCCGCGGACGGGCGGCAGAAGCCCCGCCGACCCGGGCGGCTCCCGCCGGCCTCTGGGCGACCGTGCTGCGCCTGGGCTCGGGCCGCGAGGGCGCCGGGAACTGTCCGGCGGCCGGGGCCCGCGGCTTGCTCGCCTCGCTCTTCGCCTTCCGCGCCTTCCGCGAGAACTGGCAGCAAGCCTGGCTGCGCGCCCTCAACGACCAGGCCCGCCAGCACGGG AGCTCAGTCCAGATCACGTTTGAGGAAAGCCCTCGGCAGTTGCCGGCCGTAACTATCAACCACGTAGCCTACACTGACCAGTCAGATCGCAGGATG GTATTGCACTGCCTCCTTTCAACTGACATGCTGCAGTTCCCGGTCTTGGTTGCCCAGCAGTCCCCGGCAGCTGTGTCCATGGACACCTATTGCGTCTCTCTGGTTGTACAGCAGGCCCAG TTGGAGATCCGCCTGGAGGAGGTGGAGGGCGAAGGGCTGCTGATCTCCTGGGCATTCAAAGACAGACCTGACCTGAAGCTCTCCATCCCGCCGAGACTCCAACCTCACCGT GAAAACGATGGGAAGGCGGACTTGTCTATTATCAAGAATCTGATTGAAGACTCCATTATCAGCACCCAGcctgccatgatggtgaacctgaaGGCATGCATTACGAACGCCAACACG GAGACCAGCAGCAGGCCATCCCCGGGATCCCGCTCCAGCTCGGCCCCTGCCCTGATGCCCAAGCTGCTTCTCCAGCACCTGCGAGCTCTGCACCTGGGGTCTCAGGAGAGCCAAG GAAATGGGCTGCTGTGCTGCGAGGTGGAGCTGGACAGCCCTCGGCAGCAGAAGAGAACTGCCCCCGTGCCGGCCGGTCCGGCTCCTGAGGTGGAGTGGCCTGGCAAGCTGCTTCT GGAGCTTGGTCCCCAGAGCAAAGAACTGGTGCTGAGGGTGTTGGAAGGCAGCCCTTCCGGAGAGG ACGTGCTTCTGGGATTTGTGGCTGTCCCTGTAGACCCCTCCTCCAAAGAGCCGCAAGGGCAGCAGCTCTACCTGCTGAGTCCAGGGCCCGACCAGGTTCTGCCCCCAGCAGCAGCCATTGCCATGGAG CTGCTCCACCAGGACATGCCAGAGCTCCAGGCTGCCTCCTCCCTGCGCACCAGCATCACTCCCACCAAGAAGATCGAGATGGGCCGGACCATCATGCCCGATGGCACTATTGTCACCACCGTCACCACCATCCAGTCCAGGCCCAAACTGGACTGTAAGCTTG ATTCCCCCTCCAGGTCTCCATCCAAAGTGGAAGTTACAGAGAAGGTCACCACGATGCTTCCAGAAAACGGCTGTCCCAGCAGAGCGTCTCCCTGCAGTAGCA GAAGCAGTTGTGTGTCCAACGGCCTGGATCCCGTGGCCGAGACAGCCATCAGGCAACTGACGGACCTGACCAATAAGCCTGCCAAGAAGACTCCAACCAAGCGCAGTACGCTGATCATCTCGGGAGTTTCCAAG GTACCCATCACCCAGGACGAAATGGCCCTCTCCCTCGGCTATGCCGTGTCATTGGGGAATTCCCTGCAGGAAGACTCCATCATGACTGGTCTGTCAGAATATGCGCCACCAAGCATCTGCGATACTACGCAGCAGCTGGAAAATTCATACTCACCTCAGATGGCGAGCCAGGATCTGGACGAAACGACTCATTCAGACATCTCCGAGAGACCCTCAGTAGATGACGTGGAATCCGAAACCGGATCGACAGGTGCCCTGGAGACTCGGAGCCTGAAAGATCACAAAG tgGGCTTCCTGAGAAGTGGCACCAAGCTGATCTTCCGGAGGAAGAACAAGCAGAAGGAGGCTGGCCTCAGCCAGTCGCATGATGACTTGCCCAACGCCAGCACTGCCTCTGCCCCCAGGAAGAAATCTGGAAGCTTCTCCCGGCGCCTCATCAAGCGCTTCTCCTTCAAGGGCCGGGCAAAGAGCAAATCCAATGGGAGCACTTCCCCGTCGGTGGAGAAGCCCTGA